GGCGTGGACCGCGTACTCCGGATCGGATGCCATCACTCCCACAGAGACGGTCATCCTGTAAGAGTGTATCCCCATATGATCGGTTTCTGATACCGGCCCAGGCGGGTCGGTTTGCTATCTCGGGTCCGGGTTGGCCCGTCGAACGTATCCGTGATGGTGATCGATACCGGTAGCTCTGAGCCGCCGATGCCGGTAGTCTCGAGCCACCGATACCCACACCCGACGCGGTCACACTGTCGACTCACCGATGATCTGTCGCCATCGCCCGAGAAATCGAACAATCCGATAGATATTGATGCGTATCGTCTGTTCTTTTCGACCAATCGCGTTCGAAGTAGGTTGATTGAAACGACGCCGCTCCTCCCTGCCGGTAGATTTATATACGTACCGCGGGTTTTTGTCCCCATGTCTGTTCGAGTGTGTCATACTCTCGTACAGCACGCTCGGTGAAGAGCCGGGGACTGAGTTACAATGACGAAAAATACTGACAACTCAAACGGCATGGAGACGGACGGGGGTTCCGTCTCTCGAGAGGAAGCATCGTTCGTCGAATACGGCATCGAAGACAAACCGCCGCTTCTCGAGTCGATATTCCTTGGCGCACAGCACTATCTGACGATGGTCGGGGCGACGATCGCGATTCCGTTAGTGCTTGCTGGTCCGAGCGCGTTGGATATGCCTGGTCCTGAAACGGCACAGCTCGTGGGCACGTTCTTCGTCGTCTCCGGGATCGCTACGTTGTTGCAGACGACGGTCGGTAACAGATACCCGATCGTTCAGGGGGGGACGTTCGCCCTGTTGGCACCCGCGCTTGCAATCATCGCGACGTCCAGTGCCGGCTGGCAAGCGACGTTGCTCGAGTTACAGGGGGCAATCATCGCTGCAGCCACGGTACAGGTAGTTCTCGGATATATCGGGGCTCTCGGGTATCTCAAGCGGTACCTCTCGCCGGTCGTGATCGCGCCGGTGATCGTCCTCATCGGCCTCTCGTTGTTCAACACGGGAGACGTGACGACGACGAGTCAGAACTGGTGGCTGCTTGGGCTGGCGCTCTTCCTGATCATCCTGTTCTCGCAGTACCTAGATCAGTACAGCCGGTACGCGAAGCTGTTCCCGGTGTTGCTCGGTATCGCCGGTGCCTGGATCGTGGCTGCCGTCTTCTCCGCAACTGGAATATATGCGCCCAATACTGTCGGGTACGTTGATTTCAGTACCATAGCAAATGCCACCCTCATCCAGCCAATCACGCCGTTCCAGTGGGGGATGCCGCAGTTCACGGCGGCGTTCGCGGTCGGTATCTTCGCCGGCGTCATGGCATCGATGGTCGAAAGTCTCGGTGACTACTACGCCGTCGCCCGAATCGCCGGCGTCGGCGCGCCGAGCGAGAAACGCATCAACCACGGAATCGCCATGGAGGGGGTCGGAAACATCATCGCGGGTATCATGGGAACGGGCAACGGCTCGACCTCCTACGGTGAGAACATCGGCGCGATCGGGATCACCGGCGTCGCCTCGCGGTACGTCGTTCAGATCGGCGCGCTTGTCATGTTGGTCGTCGGATTCATCGGCTACTTCGGCCAGCTGGTCACGACGATTCCGGGTCCGATCGTCGGGGCGCTGTACATCGCCATGTTCGGACAGATCGCCGCGATCGGCCTCTCGAACCTGAAATACGTCGATCTGGACGCTTCACGAAACATCTTCATCATCGGTATCGCGCTGTTTCTCGGACTCGCGATCCCGACGTACATGGGTAACTTCGAAAGCGCAGCCCAGTTTCAGGAGATCGGCGCGAGCGCGGCCATCGTCGGTCCGCTGTTCAGCAACGACATTTTCGCCAACACGATTTTCGTCACCGGATCGACCACCATGGTCGTCGGCGGAACCATCGCGTTCATCCTCGACAACACGATCCGCGGGACGGCAGAAGAACGAGGCCTGAGCCAGTGGCAGGAACTCGCAGAAGACGACAGCGAGTTCGTCACCTTCTTCGAGCGGATCCGATCCGACGGCGAACCGAAACCCGTCGATCGAGCGGACTGACCGGCGGTAGGGAG
The sequence above is drawn from the Halostagnicola kamekurae genome and encodes:
- a CDS encoding uracil-xanthine permease family protein, with product MTKNTDNSNGMETDGGSVSREEASFVEYGIEDKPPLLESIFLGAQHYLTMVGATIAIPLVLAGPSALDMPGPETAQLVGTFFVVSGIATLLQTTVGNRYPIVQGGTFALLAPALAIIATSSAGWQATLLELQGAIIAAATVQVVLGYIGALGYLKRYLSPVVIAPVIVLIGLSLFNTGDVTTTSQNWWLLGLALFLIILFSQYLDQYSRYAKLFPVLLGIAGAWIVAAVFSATGIYAPNTVGYVDFSTIANATLIQPITPFQWGMPQFTAAFAVGIFAGVMASMVESLGDYYAVARIAGVGAPSEKRINHGIAMEGVGNIIAGIMGTGNGSTSYGENIGAIGITGVASRYVVQIGALVMLVVGFIGYFGQLVTTIPGPIVGALYIAMFGQIAAIGLSNLKYVDLDASRNIFIIGIALFLGLAIPTYMGNFESAAQFQEIGASAAIVGPLFSNDIFANTIFVTGSTTMVVGGTIAFILDNTIRGTAEERGLSQWQELAEDDSEFVTFFERIRSDGEPKPVDRAD